DNA from Chitinophaga pendula:
GAAATTCGGTGACAAATTCGTTAACAACGCCCTGGGCCTTCAACGTATGAAGTACACCACCCAGATCGAACATTACGACAATATCGCCGCTCACTTCGATACCCTCAAACGTATTAATAATATCCTCGTCGACTTCTGCCGCGATATATGGACCTATATATCCCTGGATTACTTCAAGCAAAAGATCAAAAAGGAGGAAGTAGGCTCTTCCGCCATGCCACACAAAGTCAATCCGATCGACTTTGAAAATGCCGAAGGTAACCTCGGCCTGGCCAACGCCCTCTTCGAACACCTGAGCGCCAAACTGCCGATCTCCCGCCTCCAGCGAGACCTGACCGACTCTACCGTACTGCGTAACGTAGGCGTACCCTTCGGTCATAGCATACTCGCACTCAAATCCATTCAAAAAGGAATGGGCAAACTGATCCTTAATGAGCCTAAACTCAAAGAAGACCTCGACAGTAACTGGGCCGTGGTAGCCGAAGCTATCCAGACCATATTACGCCGGGAGAACTACCCGCAACCCTACGAAGCGCTTAAAGCCCTTACCCGTGGCGGACAGATCAACCGCGATACCATTCAGGAGTTTATCAACGGGCTCAAAATCAGCCCCGCGCTGAAAAAAGAATTGAAAGCGATCACCCCGCATAACTACACCGGTATCTGGGGTAAGTAATATCTTTTTATTTGGCATCTTACAGGTAATAGCTCTTCGTTATACGAAGGGCTATTTCTTTTTTAGAAGGCATCTTCCATATGTAACAGCGCATAATGCCCCGCATCGTAATAGGTAATAGCGATGATGTCAAATCGTATATCCAGGGGCCGTATCCCTGTCACCTCCAGATAAGCTGCCGCCACCTTTCGCAGTCGCTCCTCCTTCTGGCTTGTCACTGCCTGCTCCGGCCAGCCGCCTTGCTCGCCCATCAGGGTCTTTACCTCCACAAAAATGATCAGCCCGTCTTTCGCCGCCACAATATCCACCTCCCAACGCCCACTCTTCCAGTTCACATGCAACAGCGCATACGCCTGCTCTTCTAAATAGGACCGCGCCACCGCCTCCCCCTTCCTGCCCAATTCAAGATGTAATGCCATAGTACCTGTCCGGATTGAATGTGCTTAACAGCAAATACCGGGAAGTTGTTCACGTAGCTTGGGATATCCGCCCTTTAGTATTTACTTTGCATCCTGATGACTCACTAAATCAAAGAGATATGAACGTTACTGATCAGCAGCTATTTAAACTGGAAGGAAAGGTACAACACTATGCTTGGGGTGGTTTTAACTACATCCCGCAATTATTAGGTATACCGGCAGGCACACAACCTTGTGCCGAATACTGGATGGGCGCCCATCAAAGCGCTCCTGCTACCATCACCACCAGTGAAGGCCCCGTAAAACTCGACCAACTGGCTGCTGCCCACCCCGACCAGGTACTGGGCGCCCGCGTACAACAACAGTTCGGTCAGCTGCCTTACCTGCTGAAAATACTGGACGTAAAAGATATGCTCTCTATACAGGTACACCCTACCAAATCAGAGGCAGAAAAAGGTTTCGCCCGGGAAAATGAAGCAGGCATCCCCCTCAACGCTGCCGATCGTAACTACAAAGATGCCAATCACAAACCGGAGATCATGGTGGCCCTCAGCGAATTCTGGCTGCTCCATGGATTCCTCCCCGAAGATAAACTTCAACAGGTCCTCCATACCGTTCCCGAATTTGCCTCCCTCGCCGACACCTTCTCCTCCGAAGGATATTTCGGCTTGTATAAACGTGTAATGGAAATGCCGCAGGATGCCGTAAACACCCTGCTCCGCCCCCTGGCAGATCGTGTACTGCCTGCCTATAAAGCAGGACAGCTGCAGAAATCCGATCCCGCCTTCTGGGCCGGCCGCGCTATCGACAACGATCCACAAGGCCTGGACCGCCTCGACAGAGGCATCTTCTCCATCTACTTCTTTAATATCATGCAGGTACACCCGGGCGATGCCGTATTCCAGGATGCCGGTATCCCACATGCATATCTCGAAGGACAAAACGTGGAGCTCATGGCCAATTCAGACAATGTACTCCGCGGTGGTCTCACCCCCAAACATATCGATGTACCCGAGCTGTTGAAACATACCCGTTTTGAAGCCGTTCATCCGCATGTCATCAACGGCACTCCTGCCGCCGACGGCCTGGAACTGATCTATCACTCGCCAGCACCCGACTTCCTGGTAAGCGTGATCCGCTTGCAACCCGGACAGCAATACAACTATACCAGCCTACACCCGGAAATACTCATCGTCATGAACGGACAAGCCGACTTTAACGGTAAAGGCACTCTTTCCCTGCACCAGGGCCAATCCGCCTTTATCACCCCCGCAGCTACCTACAGCATCCGCACCACACAAGGTGCCCTGATCTATAAAGCTACGGTCAACAACTAGCAGTATTTGAGCATCCTACCGGAGCCTCATCTCATTTGCACTAAAATGCTTATTTTTGATTAGCATAATTATCAAACTATATGAAAAAGGAAAAGCTTACACAGGTATTAGTAGTAGCTGCCCTGATCTTCCTGACAGCCCTCTGCCGGTTGATCACCAACGAACTGCAAATGTGGAACTTCACGGCAATAGGTGCCAGCGCACTATTCGCAGGCGTCACTATCAGGGATAAACGTTACGCTTACGCCATCCCCCTATTCACCCTGTTCCTCACCGACCTGTTCTTTGAATTTTTCACCAATATCAAAGGCTTCTATGGAATAGGTATGCTCTTCGTATATGGCGCCTTCCTGCTCATTACTCTCATCGGTACACAGCTGAAGAAAATAAATGCACTCAGCATTTTCTTCGCCGCCATAGGCTCCGGATTGTTGTTCTTCTTTATCACCAACTTCGGGGTATGGGCTTCCGGCAACTACTACCCACACACATTCAACGGACTGATGACCTGCCTCGCAGCCGGCGTTCCCTTCTACAAGAACGACCTGTTTGGCAGCTTCTTCCTCAACACCATCATGGGACATGTATTTTACAGTGCCGTACTGTTCGGTGCCTACGCCATTATTAAAAGATATGCTTTCCACCAGCACCAACTGGCTTGATCATCACCTACAGATACTAAAAAAGGAGAACAGTGATGTTCTCCTTTTTTATGCCCCTGCATGCTATCAATGCAATGTATAATGCTATTGTGCACCCCGTTTTTTTTCCCTACAGAGCAATAGCACATATACCTTACCGTTATATCGTCTATAAAAACGAAAAAGCCTCACTGTATAACAGTGAGGCCCGCTCTCTATAAAAATATATTCGTTGCTGTTAATCGTCCAGCTTCAGCACCGCCAGGAATGCTTCCTGTGGCACCTCTACGCTACCGATCTGGCGCATACGTTTTTTACCTTCTTTCTGTTTCTCCAACAGCTTACGCTTACGGGAGATGTCACCACCATAACACTTCGCGGTCACATCCTTACGCATCGCACTGATGTTTTCACGGGCTACGATCTTCGCACCGATAGCCGCCTGTATGGCGATCAGGAACTGCTGACGAGGCAACAGCTCTTTCAGTTTTTCACACAGCTTACGGCCAAAGTCCTGTGCACGGCTGCGGTGGATCAAGGCACTCAAAGCATCCACTTTCTCCGCATTCAACAGGATATCCATCTTCACGATGTCACTGTCTCGATAACCGATCGGTGTATAGTCGAAAGACGCATATCCACGGGTCTGGCTCTTCAGCTTATCATAGAAGTCAAATACGATCTCTGTCAGCGGCATCTCAAATATCAGCTCCACACGGGTGGTAGTCAGGTAACTCTGGTTAATCAGGATACCACGTTTACCCAGACAAAGGGTCATGATATTACCGATATAATCCGGTTTGGTGATGATCTGCGCACGGATGAACGGCTCTTCAATACGCTCCAGTTTCGATGGCTCGGGCATCTCCGAGGGGTTGTTCACAATAATGGTCTCCTGACGGGTAGTGTGGGCAATAAAGCTCACGTTCGGTACCGTCGTGATCACCGTCTGGTTGAACTCCCGCTCCAGGCGCTCCTGTATGATCTCCATGTGCAGCATCCCCAGGAACCCACATCGGAAACCAAAACCTAACGCCTGAGAAGTCTCCAGCTCATAGGTCAGGGAAGCATCGTTCAGCTGCAGCTTGTCCATACAATCCCGCAACTCCTCGAAAGCATCCGTCTCTACCGGGAAAATACCCGCAAATACCATCGGCTTCACCTCCTCAAATCCATGGATCGCTTCCAAACAAGGATTAGTCGCTAACGTAATGGTATCACCCACCTTCACTTCCTTCGCATTTTTGATACCGGTAATAAGATAGCCCACATCGCCGGTCCTCACCTCACTTTTCTGCTCCAGCCCCAGCTTCAGGATACCTACCTCGTCGGCAAAATAATCCTCTCCCGTATTCACAAACCGGATACGATCCCCTTTTTTGATCGTACCATTGAATATCCGGAAGTATACGATGATACCACGGAAAGAGTTGAATACGCTGTCAAAAATCAACGCCTGTAAAGGCGCTTCCGGCTCACCCTGTGGCGCCGGGATACGTTCCACAATAGCTTGTAATATCTCTTCAACCCCCAGCCCCGTCTTACCGGAGGCCAGCAGGATGTCTTCGTCTTTACAACCGATCAGCTCGATGATCTGATCCTTTACCTCCGGGATCATCGCACCGTCCATATCGATCTTGTTGATCACGGGAATGATCTCCAGGTCGTTACCCACTGCCAGGTACAGGTTGGAAATGGTCTGCGCCTGTATACCCTGTGTGGCATCTACCAGCAACAGCGCACCTTCACAGGCCGCCAGTGCACGGGATACTTCATAAGAAAAATCCACGTGACCAGGAGTGTCAATGAGGTTAAAAACGTAGTTCTCCCCTTTGTAAGAGTAGTTGATCTGGATAGCATGACTCTTGATAGTGATACCTTTCTCACGTTCAAGGTCCATATCATCCAGGACCTGCGCCTGCATATCCCGGGCAGAAATGGTCTTCGTATGCTCTAACAGACGATCCGCCAATGTACTCTTGCCATGGTCAATATGCGCAATGATGCAAAAATTTCTGATATTCTTCATATGATCATTTAACAGGCTGGCGTCAGGTCACCGAGGGTCTCGCTCTATTCATATGGTCGCCGGCTGATCACCCTCAACTATATACACGAAACGATATTCTACAGCCTTCTCTCCGGCCCAATGCGCAAAGATATCTAAATTTAGCTAATCTTAAAAGTCGTGGTACCTTGGTTTTTACCCCCATTTACTTACTTTTAATATTAAATTGACAATATGGACCTGAAAGAGAAATTCGACGCGGCCGTGGCAGCCAGTAAAACATTGACCAAAAAACCTAGCAATGACATCCTGTTGCAGTTATACTCACTCTTCAAACAAGCCACCGAAGGCGATATCAACATCGACCCGCCTGCTAATATGTTTGACATTGTGAACAAAGCCAAGTACGACGCCTGGAATAAACTGAAAGGCACCTCCCCCGAACAGGCACAACAGGCTTACATCGATCTCGTCGCCCAGCTCAAAGGCGCCTGATCCTCCCCCTCCGCATACTCATCAAGTGATATACACAGCCCGCAGCAACCACCGCGGGCTGTCTTTTTTGCCTC
Protein-coding regions in this window:
- the purB gene encoding adenylosuccinate lyase, which encodes MMQLQPLTAISPLDGRYRKQLEELSAYFSEFALIRYRVMVEVEYFIALSEQKIFSLPKTKVPALRRIYQELTVEQAQLVKDTEKITNHDVKAVEYFLKNELKNLGLEEHLEWVHFGLTSQDVNNTATPLFWKEAVEQVYMPAIANLVLDLKKMGQAWMEIPMLARTHGQPASPTILGKEILVFVERLEGQIKLLGDIPFAAKFGGATGNFNAHHVAFPKINWEKFGDKFVNNALGLQRMKYTTQIEHYDNIAAHFDTLKRINNILVDFCRDIWTYISLDYFKQKIKKEEVGSSAMPHKVNPIDFENAEGNLGLANALFEHLSAKLPISRLQRDLTDSTVLRNVGVPFGHSILALKSIQKGMGKLILNEPKLKEDLDSNWAVVAEAIQTILRRENYPQPYEALKALTRGGQINRDTIQEFINGLKISPALKKELKAITPHNYTGIWGK
- a CDS encoding YraN family protein, with amino-acid sequence MALHLELGRKGEAVARSYLEEQAYALLHVNWKSGRWEVDIVAAKDGLIIFVEVKTLMGEQGGWPEQAVTSQKEERLRKVAAAYLEVTGIRPLDIRFDIIAITYYDAGHYALLHMEDAF
- the manA gene encoding mannose-6-phosphate isomerase, class I produces the protein MNVTDQQLFKLEGKVQHYAWGGFNYIPQLLGIPAGTQPCAEYWMGAHQSAPATITTSEGPVKLDQLAAAHPDQVLGARVQQQFGQLPYLLKILDVKDMLSIQVHPTKSEAEKGFARENEAGIPLNAADRNYKDANHKPEIMVALSEFWLLHGFLPEDKLQQVLHTVPEFASLADTFSSEGYFGLYKRVMEMPQDAVNTLLRPLADRVLPAYKAGQLQKSDPAFWAGRAIDNDPQGLDRLDRGIFSIYFFNIMQVHPGDAVFQDAGIPHAYLEGQNVELMANSDNVLRGGLTPKHIDVPELLKHTRFEAVHPHVINGTPAADGLELIYHSPAPDFLVSVIRLQPGQQYNYTSLHPEILIVMNGQADFNGKGTLSLHQGQSAFITPAATYSIRTTQGALIYKATVNN
- a CDS encoding DUF6580 family putative transport protein; the protein is MKKEKLTQVLVVAALIFLTALCRLITNELQMWNFTAIGASALFAGVTIRDKRYAYAIPLFTLFLTDLFFEFFTNIKGFYGIGMLFVYGAFLLITLIGTQLKKINALSIFFAAIGSGLLFFFITNFGVWASGNYYPHTFNGLMTCLAAGVPFYKNDLFGSFFLNTIMGHVFYSAVLFGAYAIIKRYAFHQHQLA
- the lepA gene encoding translation elongation factor 4; the encoded protein is MKNIRNFCIIAHIDHGKSTLADRLLEHTKTISARDMQAQVLDDMDLEREKGITIKSHAIQINYSYKGENYVFNLIDTPGHVDFSYEVSRALAACEGALLLVDATQGIQAQTISNLYLAVGNDLEIIPVINKIDMDGAMIPEVKDQIIELIGCKDEDILLASGKTGLGVEEILQAIVERIPAPQGEPEAPLQALIFDSVFNSFRGIIVYFRIFNGTIKKGDRIRFVNTGEDYFADEVGILKLGLEQKSEVRTGDVGYLITGIKNAKEVKVGDTITLATNPCLEAIHGFEEVKPMVFAGIFPVETDAFEELRDCMDKLQLNDASLTYELETSQALGFGFRCGFLGMLHMEIIQERLEREFNQTVITTVPNVSFIAHTTRQETIIVNNPSEMPEPSKLERIEEPFIRAQIITKPDYIGNIMTLCLGKRGILINQSYLTTTRVELIFEMPLTEIVFDFYDKLKSQTRGYASFDYTPIGYRDSDIVKMDILLNAEKVDALSALIHRSRAQDFGRKLCEKLKELLPRQQFLIAIQAAIGAKIVARENISAMRKDVTAKCYGGDISRKRKLLEKQKEGKKRMRQIGSVEVPQEAFLAVLKLDD
- a CDS encoding acyl-CoA-binding protein; the encoded protein is MDLKEKFDAAVAASKTLTKKPSNDILLQLYSLFKQATEGDINIDPPANMFDIVNKAKYDAWNKLKGTSPEQAQQAYIDLVAQLKGA